A segment of the Paraburkholderia fungorum genome:
TCACGTTGCTCGCGATGCTTCTGATCTACGGCACCGGCTTCTGGGATCAGATGGTGATCACGCTCGGCCTGACATTGTCGTCGACGTTGATCAGTCTGTTGCTCGGCGTGCCGCTCGGCATCTGGACCGCGAAAAGCCGCACCGTCGAAATGATCGTGCGCCCGGTGCTCGACCTGATGCAGACCATGCCCGCATTCGTCTATCTGATTCCGGCCGCGATGCTGTTCGGCCTCGGTCGCGTACCGGGGATTCTGTCGACGGTGATCTTCGCGATGCCGCCTGCCGTACGTCTGACTTCGCTCGGTATCAAACACGTGAACCGCGAGATTGTCGAGGCAGGGCAGGCATTCGGCTGCACGCCGTGGCAATTGCTCTACAAGGTGCAGTTTCCGAACGCGCTGCCGTCGATCATGACCGGCGTGAACCAGACCATCATGATGGCGCTATCGATGGTGATCATCGCGTCGATGGTCGGCGCAGGCGGTTTGGGTAACGACGTGCTCGCAAGTATTCAGCGGCTCGATATCGGGCTCGGCTTCGAAAGCGGTCTTTCCGTCGTGATGCTCGCGATCATTCTCGACCGCATCACCGAGAGTTTCGGGCGGGCACCCGGTATGGCAAGAGCGCCGCTGCTGTCCGGTCTGCGCAACGTGATGAAAGTGCGCCGCGAGCCGGCCGCGCAACACGGTTGAGCCGCCGATGAAGCGCGACGCGATGACACCGGTCGAGCCTGAAGCGGATTCGCCGCTATCCAGTCTCGCGCACGTCGGCTTCCTGACGCTGCCGAATTTTTCGATGATCGCGTTCACCAGCGCGGTCGAAGTGCTGCGCATGGCCAATTACGTGGGCCGCGCGCAGCACTACCGCTGGTCGGTGATCACGCCGGACGGCGAACCGGCGCGAGCGAGCAACGGCATCACGGTAAAGCCGACCACGACGCTGGCTGAAGCGGGCATGCCGGACGTGCTGTTCGTCTGCGCGGGCTGGCATGTACGCGATTACGTGGACGACGCGGTGATCGCGTTGCTGCGCGAGGTCGCGTCGCAACGCATTCCGCTCGGTGGTATTTGCACGGGACCGTACGCGTTGCTGGCCGCTGGTCTGCTCGACGGTTATCGCGCGACCGTGCATTGGGAGGACATGTCGCCGTTGCACAAGAGCTACCCGCACGTGCGTTTCGCAGACGAACTGTTCGTGATCGACCGCGACCGGATGACGTGCACGGGGGGCACCGCGCCGCTCGATCTGATGCTGAAGCTGGTTAGCATGCGCCTGGGGCATGCAGTGGCGGCGCAGGTGTCCGAGCAGTTCATTGTCGAGCGGATTCGCGGCTCGACCGATTATCAGCACATTCCCGTCGATGCACGTGTCGGCTTTTCGCGCGCCGAGTTGATCGAAGTGGTGCGGCTGATGGAGGCGAATATCGAGGAGCCGTTATCGCTCGATGAACTCGCGCGGCTCGTGCATCTGTCGCAGCGTCATCTGCAGCGGATGTTCAAGATGTTCCTGAGCGTGTCGCCCACGCATTACTACCTGACCTTGCGTTTGCGGCGCGCGCGGGAATTGCTGCGTAATACGGATGCGTCGATTGCGCGGGTTACTACCGTCTGCGGTTTTCATTCGCCGTGTCATTTCAGCAAGGCTTATCGCGCGCAATTCGGACACGCGCCGAGTGTGGAGCGGCGGTTGTCGGCGTGAGTGCTTTCAAGGCCGTTTCCGCATAGTGCGCCGCTGTTGCGTCGGCGTGGGTTAGAACGCCTGCGCCCGCCCCGGAAACGTCTCGTCATAGCCCGAACCGTCTTCCACTTCCGCCGCCGTGCCGCGCTGTTCGCGGTACATCACCGGCGGCAAGCCGAACTGTTTTCTGAACTCCCGACCCAGATGCGAAGCATCGGAAAAACCGCAGCTGGATGCAATGTCAGCCACGGTTTTATCTGAGCTTGTCAGCAGCCACGCAGCCGTGCGCAAGCGCACCTGCTTCGCGTATGCCTGCGGCGCTTTTCCCGTTTGCGCCTTGAAAAGCCGCTCAAGCTGACGCGGCGACAGGTCGAGCTTGCGCGCGAGT
Coding sequences within it:
- the choW gene encoding choline ABC transporter permease subunit, with product MSEVIPLGAWVDHGVHYLLDHDAKTFDSIGKVIESFAAMVEHGLQAVPMWALMAIFVGIGLWRVGWRFALFTLLAMLLIYGTGFWDQMVITLGLTLSSTLISLLLGVPLGIWTAKSRTVEMIVRPVLDLMQTMPAFVYLIPAAMLFGLGRVPGILSTVIFAMPPAVRLTSLGIKHVNREIVEAGQAFGCTPWQLLYKVQFPNALPSIMTGVNQTIMMALSMVIIASMVGAGGLGNDVLASIQRLDIGLGFESGLSVVMLAIILDRITESFGRAPGMARAPLLSGLRNVMKVRREPAAQHG
- a CDS encoding GlxA family transcriptional regulator; its protein translation is MKRDAMTPVEPEADSPLSSLAHVGFLTLPNFSMIAFTSAVEVLRMANYVGRAQHYRWSVITPDGEPARASNGITVKPTTTLAEAGMPDVLFVCAGWHVRDYVDDAVIALLREVASQRIPLGGICTGPYALLAAGLLDGYRATVHWEDMSPLHKSYPHVRFADELFVIDRDRMTCTGGTAPLDLMLKLVSMRLGHAVAAQVSEQFIVERIRGSTDYQHIPVDARVGFSRAELIEVVRLMEANIEEPLSLDELARLVHLSQRHLQRMFKMFLSVSPTHYYLTLRLRRARELLRNTDASIARVTTVCGFHSPCHFSKAYRAQFGHAPSVERRLSA